In a genomic window of Hyphomonas sp.:
- a CDS encoding type II secretion system F family protein, which yields MDGNMIIYVIAGLAFLTIAGLGLALTGGQNDNARKRAKAIGSGGTGAGKRGKVMDENAKRRQKTQEMLESMRKQDKERRKSIQPQNLKARLTQAGLDVPVSAFWIFSLILGMGLGGLVYVLGFDGLVISGISFKSRPALVGGAFFVGAFGLPRVLLGFLTNGRNKKMINQFADALDIIVRGVKSGLPLNESVRIISRESPEPLRTEFAMLSDNLAMGAGLERSLGTFYKRVPLQEVNFFMIVLMIQSKAGGNLSEALGNLSSVIRARKMMREKVKAMSSEAKASAMIIGALPFVVGFLVYLTTPAYIMQLFTTDTGHLFLTIGAVMMSMGIFVMRKMINFDL from the coding sequence ATGGATGGGAACATGATCATCTATGTCATTGCCGGCCTGGCATTCCTGACCATTGCCGGGCTTGGCCTGGCGTTGACCGGCGGGCAGAACGACAATGCGCGCAAGCGGGCCAAGGCCATCGGGTCCGGTGGGACAGGGGCCGGCAAGCGCGGAAAGGTGATGGACGAGAACGCCAAGCGCCGCCAGAAAACCCAGGAAATGCTGGAGAGCATGCGGAAGCAGGACAAGGAGCGCCGCAAGTCGATCCAGCCCCAGAACCTCAAGGCGCGCCTGACGCAGGCCGGGCTGGACGTTCCGGTTTCGGCTTTCTGGATCTTCTCCCTGATCCTCGGCATGGGGCTTGGCGGTCTGGTCTATGTGCTGGGCTTTGACGGGCTGGTCATCAGCGGCATTTCGTTCAAGAGCCGTCCGGCGCTGGTCGGCGGCGCGTTCTTCGTCGGCGCATTCGGCTTGCCGCGCGTGCTGCTCGGCTTTCTCACCAATGGCCGCAACAAGAAGATGATCAACCAGTTTGCTGATGCGCTGGACATCATCGTGCGCGGCGTGAAATCAGGCCTGCCGCTGAATGAAAGCGTCCGGATCATTTCCCGCGAATCCCCTGAGCCGCTGCGTACCGAATTTGCCATGCTGTCGGACAATCTCGCCATGGGCGCCGGGCTCGAGCGGTCCCTGGGCACATTCTACAAGCGCGTGCCCCTTCAGGAAGTGAACTTCTTCATGATCGTGCTGATGATCCAGTCCAAGGCGGGCGGTAACCTGTCCGAGGCGCTGGGAAACCTGTCCAGCGTGATCCGGGCTCGCAAGATGATGCGGGAGAAGGTGAAGGCAATGTCTTCCGAGGCGAAAGCCTCCGCGATGATCATTGGTGCGCTGCCCTTCGTGGTCGGGTTCCTGGTCTATCTGACGACCCCGGCCTATATCATGCAGCTGTTCACTACCGATACCGGTCATCTGTTCCTCACCATTGGTGCCGTGATGATGTCCATGGGCATCTTCGTGATGCGCAAGATGATCAATTTCGACCTTTAG